The Lysinibacillus irui sequence CATCCATCTCAAGAGCAATTACGCAGGAAGGTGTTACGGTAGAGCAACATGTCATTCCTATTTTTAATGAGCAACAGCAAGTAATAGCAGTGTTGATTCAGGAAAAAATGGTGAAGATGCAAACGACACCGAAAGATGATTTTCAAAATATGCCTTTCGCATTAATTGAGCATATTGTAGAACCAAACTCTCAGCCAATACCAGTTGTGTCAGATTTACTTGTAGAATCGATCATTCTGACAAATCACGAGAACAAAGTGATTTACAGTAATCCTGCTGGCTACCATTTTATTTCTGAGCTATCAGGGTTAGAAAATTTTGACAATGTTGCATTAGATAAAATATTACCGTTTTTACAGGAAGTCTATGATAAAGGCGATGATGTCTTTTTCTTAGAAATTACGATTGATCGTAAATCCTTTATTGTGAAGAAAATTCCGATTCGTAGTCATAACGAGAAAGTGACGCTACTCATTATTCATGATCTAACAGAGCTTAAACTGAAAGAAAATGAGCTAATGATGAAAACATTTGCGATACGGGAAATTCACCATCGTGTGAAAAATAATCTTCAGACAGTAACGAGCCTTCTACGTTTGCAAATGCGGAATGATTTGTCGGCTGCGAATGCAAGTGCTTTTCAGGAGGCATTAAATCGAATATATAGTATTTCATCGGTTTATGAGCTTATTTTAGAAAACGAGGATAACGCTGAGGAAAGAGTAGACGTTATCGCATTAGCTAAAAAAATAGGTCATAAAATGATTGGCACGTCCAATACAGCGACTATTCAATTAGCCTTTCATCATGATAATTTGCAACTATTTTGCCATTCAAAAAAAGCAGTATCCCTTGCACTCATTATTTGCGAGCTACTGCAAAATGCATTAAAGTATGCTTTTATCGGACGTGATGAGGGAACCATCGATATTCTATTCATGCAGGAAGATTCAACGATTTCACTTCATATTTCTGACAACGGCGTTGGAATGCAAGAGGTGAAGGCATCTTTTGGTATGGAGATTATCACAAGGCTCGTCGAATATGATTTAGCTGGCTCATTTTCAATTATCCCTAGTGAAGAAGGTACACATACTCAAGTTCAGTTCCCTGTAAGTGAGGAGGTATTTATCGTAAATGACTAGGAAAGTTATGATTGTCGAAGATGAATCACTGATTGCGATTGATTTGAAGTTTATGTTAGAAGATAATGGCTATGAAGTAGTGGCGCAGGCGAACAATGGGGAAACAGCCATTGAATTAGCCTTTTTACATAAACCACAGTTAATCTTAATGGACATCAAAATGCCTAAACTAGATGGTTTAAAGGCAAGTAAAATTATTGAACAACAGCTTGGTATACCAGTTCTTTTCATCTCGGCTTACAGTGAAAAAGAATTGTTGCTATACATGAAGCAGGATAATATATTAGGGTATGTAATGAAACCGTTTTCTGAAAAAAATGTGTTGCCTGTGTTAGAGGTTGCCTTTCATCAAATTGATAAGTTCAACCGTCTCAATGGGGAGATTTTACATAAGCAAACACAATTAGATAAGCGGAAAGTAATTGAACGAGCAAAGGGCTTGCTAATGCAGGCCGAAAATATAAGCGAGGACGAGGCTTACCGTAGGATTCGCAATGAAAGTATGCAAACCCAACAGGAAATGGTGCATATCGCCCAGCAAATTATTAATACTTTACAAGTCAATAGTTGAAGCAAAGGCGCTTTAAAGAGATTTCTTCTTTAAAGCGCCTTTTTTTCTATAAATTTATTAAAAAAAGGGGTGATGAGTAAGATGGCAATGATAGGAACGATTATCGTTTATATTATTATGATTTGTGCTGTTTTAGGGGCAATCGGGGCAATCCGAGATGCTGAGTATGGAATTGGAAAAGAATTTATGAATGGTATCCATACCGTTGGACATATTTTTGTCCCAGCAGCAGGGATCATGGCAGCTATTCCTTACTTAACATGGTTTATTAGTCATTTTATTAGTCCGATTTTTGAGTTAATTGGTGCAGATCCTGCGATAGCAGCGACGACAATATTAGCTTCGGACATGGGTGGTTACCAATTAGCCAATGCATTAAAAGAGTCTTATGAAGGATGGGTCATGGCTCTAGTTGTTGGATTTATGTCTGGTGCTACTATCGTATTCTCTATTCCAATGGGGCTTGCAATGTTAGATAAGCGTGATCATAAGTATATGGCGCTAGGTATTATGGCCGGCGTATTAACGATTCCGATTGGTGCATTTATTTCTTCAATCATGATTGTGCTATTCAATACAGAAGTCCGTGAAGTCATTAGTACAACAGAGGCACCTACATATGTGTTTGCCATTTCTGTTTTACAAATATTAATTAACTTACTACCTTTATTTATTTTCGTTATTTTAATCGCACTTGGCTTAAAGCTTATTCCGAACGGTATGATTAAAGGATTTATGCTATTCGGACGTGTGATGGATGCCGGGATTAAATTAGTATTAGTGTTCTCGATTGTTGAGATTTTTACAGGTATTTTTACAAAGATTTTTGGTGCGTGGGGCTTCGATCCAATCATGGCAGATGAGATCGATCAATTCCGAGCATTAGAGACAGCAGGTTATATCGGTATTATGCTAGCGGGTGCCTTCCCAATGGTGTATTTAATTCGAAAATATGCTTCCAAGCCACTTGAAGCGGCTGGTAAAAAATTAGGCTTATCCTCTGTAGGAAGTGCGGGGATTTTAGCAACGATTGCTAATATTTTGGCGATGTTTACACTGATTCGCCATATGCCACCAAAAGATAAAGTTATTAACATTGCATTTGGTGTGTGTTCTGCATTCCTATTAGGCGATCACTTATCATTTACAGCTAATTTCCAGCCTACTATTATCTTGCCTGTTATCGCTGGTAAGTTTTTAGCGGGTGTCATTGCCATTATTTTAGCTTATAAGCTTTCCGTACCAACTGCATTAAGGTTGGAAATTGAGGATCGCAAGGCTGGCATTATCAAAGAAGGCGAATATGTAACAGAGCAAAAATCTTAATTGATTAAAAAAGTGAGGTGATGACGTGTGAGTGAAGAAAAGAAACGATTTATTCAGGAGTTTGTGCCGGGTAAACAGCTAACATTGAGTCACCTTATTGCCAATCCTGATCCAGATATGTTTCAAAAGCTAGGAATCCAAGAAGCAGGTGCGCTGGGCATCATGACTTGTACTCCGAGTGAAACAGTGATTATTGCAGGGGATTTAGCGACAAAGGCTGCCAATGTCAAACTCGGATTTTTAGATCGTTTTACAGGTAGTCTCGTTATTGTGGGAAGTGTTTCTGAAGTGGAAATGGCGATGTTAGAAATTAATCGTTTTTTATCCGAGGTATTAGGGTACACCCCATCAAAAATAACGAAATCATAGGATGTGTCATATGAAAAATCGAGTAATGATAATAGGCGGTGTGCAAGCAGGAAAGTCAACATTGATGAATACTTTGTTAGGCAAGGAAAGTACGGCTAACAAAACACAGGCACTCGTTTATGATGACTGGATTGTTGATACACCAGGTGAATATGTTGAAAATCCCATGTATTACAGAAATATTATGGCAACGTCGCTGGAAGTAACTCATGTGATTTATTTGCAGGATGCTACATCAGCAAGAAGTGTGTTCCCTCCGCAATTTAGCTTAGGGATTCCAAAAATACAAATTGGTGTTATTACAAAGATTGATGCTCCTAATGCAGATGTAGAAAGGGCTACAGCTTTATTAAAAAATGTTATGACGCATGGGCCCATCGTGAAAACCTCTTCATGGCAAAAGCTCGGAATCGAGTTTATTGAACCATTGATTCAGCTGAAGACACATGAAGACATTCAACAATTTGTTAAGGATCGCGATAGTCCGTATCTCATGTATTGCTCACAGTAGCGAGAGGGAGGTGTAGGGTGAAAACTGAAAAAATATTTAGTGCAGGCATTGATATTGGGACAAGTACCACAAAAATGGTCGTCAGTAGTTTTTTGTTAAAAAATGTGGCTGGTGTGACACATGTGCCAAGGATTGAAATTATTGAGAAAACGGTATTGCATCAAAGTCCAATTATTAAAACACCTTTTATCAATAAAGACATCATTGATATGAAAAAGATTGAGGAATTTATTTTTCAGCAGTATCAATTGGCACAAATTGCGCCAACAGACATTTCAACGGGCGCCATTATTATAACAGGCGAATCCGCCACGAAAGAAAATGCAAGAGAGGTTGTCCATACCATTGCAGATGGCGCTGGTCATTTTTTAGTTGCTACCGCTGGTCCTGATTTAGAGGGCATCATCGCCGCCAAGGGGGCAGGTACTTTACAGCAATCAAAGAATTCATCCAAAGTAATAGCCAATATTGATATTGGTGGTGGGACAGCGAATATTGCTGTGATGCAGTTTGGGGAAGTCATTGGTACATGTACCTTACATGTTGGTGGTAGATTGATTGAATTTAAGGAAGGCAAGATTCAATCAATTTCTCCGCCACTCATGCGACTGATGGAAAACTGGTCTAATCCGTTAGCTGTCGGTGATGCGGCAGAGGATGTTCGCGTCTCACAATGTATTGAAGAGATGGTTGGAACACTTGCCATGATTCTTCATGGACAATGTACCAATAAAGAGCATCCATTATTACTAGGACATTTACCCAACTGGCATAAACCAGTTGATGCCATTGTCTTTTCAGGTGGTGTAGCCTCCTGTATTTATGAAAATGACTGTACGCAGCGTCAGTATGATGATATTGGCGAAAAACTAGCAAAAACGCTACTTAAGCATGAGCAGCTTCAATCATTTTTATGGCTGCGACCAGAGGAAACAGCACGAGCAACAGTCACGGGGGCAGGTACACAGACCACTGAAATAAGTGGCGCAACTATTCAAGTAGATGCCGACGTGTTACCACTAAAAAATGTGCCTGTCTTCAACTGCCATATGAACGATGCAACAACAGACTTTAACACTGTAGTAAAGACAGCTGTTGAGCGAGCGGATGATCTATTTTCCATACAGGATAATCGTTCACCATTTGCCCTCTATTTTAGTGAATTGCCGTATTTAAGCTTTCAGGATGTACATGCATTGTGTGAGGCTGTTTTGCAGCATTTGGCGACAAGATGCTCCAAGGACATACCAATTATCATAGTCATTCAATCAGATTATGCAAAGATTATTGGACAAACCATACAAGCAATTAATTCTACAGTACCAATTATTTGCATCGATCAAATTAAAGTGGAGACGGGTGATTATATCGACATAGGAGAGGTTCTGCCATCTGGCGTTGTTCCTGTTGTTGTAAAAACTCTTGCCTTTCACTCAAAGTAAGGAGGATGAATGTGAATTTATCGGTGATATTTGGTGGAGAAAAATATAATTTTAAATCATTAAAAGATGTCATGGCGAAGGCCAATGAAGAAAAATCAGGCGATCAGCTAGCGGGGATTGCAGCTGAAACGGTTCAACAACGAATCGCAGCAAAGGCTGTATTAAGTGAGCTGTTAGTGAAAGATATTCGAGAAAATCCATTAGTGCCACAAGAAAATGATGAGGTTTCACGCATTATTGAGGGTGACATTAATGAGCAAATATATGGAGAAATCAAAAACTGGAGCATCGAACAGCTACGCGAATACATTTTATCAAATGATACGGGTGACCGTGAGCTAAAGCGTTTAAGCAAAGGGATGAATTCCGAGATTATTGCCGCTGTTACAAAACTAATGTCCAATTTAGATCTTGTACATGCAGCCAATAAAGTTGAAATACTTTCAACGTGTAATATTACGATTGGTCAAAAAGGGACGCTGTCATCTCGTCTACAGCCAAATCATCCGACAGATAATATTGATGGCATCATCGCCTCTCTAAAAGAAGGACTGTCCTATGGTATTGGGGATGCTGTTATCGGCATTAATCCTGTAGATGATTCAGTTGAAAGTGTCAAAAAAGTGCTTACGGCTACAAAGGAATTCATCAATGATTGGTCCATTCCTACACAAAACTGTGTATTAGCTCATATTACAACACAGATGAAGGCAATTAAACAAGGTGCCCCAGCAGATATGATTTTCCAAAGTATCGCAGGGACAGAAATTGCTAACCGTTCGTTCGGTATTTCTGCTGATTTAATACGAGAAGCAGAGGAGCTCATTAAAAAACAAGGAACAGGTACTGGTCCAAATTTATTCTACTTTGAAACAGGTCAAGGCTCAGAGCTATCGGCAGAGGCACATATGGGTATTGACCAAGTAACACTGGAATCGCGAAATTATGGCTTTGCTAGACATTTTAATCCTTATATTGTCAACACAGTAGTTGGCTTTATCGGTCCAGAGTATTTATACAACAATAAACAGGTTATTCGTGCTGGTCTAGAAGATCATTTCATGGGCAAAATGCATGGAATCCCTATGGGTGTAGATATTTGTTATACGAACCATATTAAAGCGGATCAAAATGATATTGAAGATTTAAGTGTACTACTGACAGCGGCAGGCGTTAACTTTATTATCGCTGCGCCAATGGGTGATGATGTAATGCTTAACTATCAATCGATGAGCTTCCATGATGTAGCTACATTACTCCAAACATTTGGTAAAAAACCAGCACCAGCATTTTTAGCATGGTTAGAAAAAATGGGCATTTATGAAAATGGTCGACTTTCAGCAAGAGCTGGCGATTTATCCATTTTTGAAAGGTAGGTGAATCGAGTGAATGATCAATTAGTCTCTATGATTACACAGCTTGTCATGGAAAAGATGGAGAAAAATACAGGAAACCAAGCACCTGAAGTTGTAGCTCCTCCAGCAGAACAATCACTTATTAAAATATTTGATACAGTCGACAATCGTCCGACAGAAATAACAGAGTCTCAAACGACATCACAGGGACCGTTAATAAAGCTGTATCAGCACGGAGCGCCTCAGTCGGAAACGATAGCTCCTGCTACTTTTGAACAACCTTTTAATACGGCTGTGCCGATTAAGCCATTTCAGTTTGAAGCAGAATCATTAACAGAAAGTGTGCAGGCTGCAAAAAAACATACACCTGCTCGAATTGGCGTTGGTAGAGCAGGGACGAGACCAAAAACGAAAACATGGTTAAAGTTCCGACTTGATCATGCTGCTGCGGTAGATGCCGTATATGGTGAAGTTTCCGAAGAGCTTTTACAAAAACTAGATGTTTTTCAAGTAACAACGAAAGTAACTGATAAGGAAGAATACATTACAAGACCTGATTTAGGTCGTCGTTTATCAGAGGAATCAAAGGCACTGATTCAACAAAAATGTAAGCAACAGCCTAAAGTGCAGATTATTATTTCGAATGGCCTAAGTGCCAGTGCCATTGAAGAAAATGTGCAGGATGTGTACTTGGCACTTCAACAAAGTCTTAGCAATTTAAATATTGACATCGGTACTACATTTTATATTGATAAAGGCCGTGTCGCTTTGATGGATGAAATTGGAGAGCTGTTACAGGCAGAGGTAATTGTTTACTTAATTGGTGAGCGTCCTGGTCTTGTCTCCGCAGAATCGATGAGTGCGTATTTATGCTACAAGCCAAGAATCGGTACAGTCGAAGCGGAGCGTATGGTGATATCCAATATCCACAAAGGTGGTATTCCACCATTAGAAGCGGGTGCTTATTTAGGAACAGTCGTACAAAAAATCTTGCATTACCAGGCAAGTGGCGTTGAGCTTGTCGCAAAAGAAGGTTAGGGGGCTGAAACATGAATCCTCAAAAAATTATGGCGCAAATTTTGGCGATGCAAACCATTCCAAGAGTCAACAGTGAATTAGCAGAGCAGCTAGATTTAAAGCCATATCACAATAGCATTGGGCTTGTCACATTGACCATTGATGATGTTGGATATGTTGCTATTGATGAAGCAACGAAAAAGGCAGATGTTGACGTTATCTATGCGAAAAGCTTCTATGCGGGAGCAGCTCATGCATCGGGCCCATTATCAGGTGAAATGATTGGCATCATTGCAGGAAGCTCGCCTGATGAAATTCGTAGCGGACTTGATGCCATTCAACAAAAAATTGAGTTTGATACGTACTTCGAGGCGATTAATAACAATGAAAATCATGCTTTGTTTGCCCATACAGTGGCAAGCTGTGGAACGTATCTCGCCGAGCTGGCAAATGTAAACGTCGGCACACCACTTGCCTATTTAATCGCACCGCCACTAGAGGCAGTAGTTGGATTAGATGCAGCATTAAAGACGGCAGATGTAGAGTTAAAGGTTTTCTTTGGCCCTCCGTCTGAAACCAATTTTGGTGGCGGCCTATTAAGTGGTAGTCAATCATCTTGCGAGGCTGCGGCAAATGCTTTCAGAGAAGCTATTGAAAATATAGCTAGAAATCCAGTGATCTAGAAAGGAGGCGGCTTTATGGCCACATTAGACAAAGATTTATTAGCAATTCAAGAAATGAGAGATGCCGTTAAACAGGCTAATACAGCACAGGCTGCCTACATGCAATTTTCACAGCAGCAAGTAGACAACATAGTGAAGGCTGTTGCGGATGCTGCCTTTAAGGAAGCAGACCGTTTAGCAAAAATGGCTGTGCAAGAAACAGGGATGGGTATCCCTAATCATAAAAAAATGAAAAATGAAGTGGCTTCACGAGATGTCTATGAAGATATTAAAGACTTAAAAACGGTTGGTATTGTAGGCTATGATCGGATGAAGAAAGTGGCAGAGATTGCGAGTCCTTTTGGGGTCATCGCAGGTATAGTGCCAACGACGAATCCAACATCTACAGCCATTTTTAAAACACTTATTTCTTTAAAAACAAGAAATGCATTAGTGCTAAGTCCACACCCATATGCGGTGAAATGTACAAAAGAGGCGTTAGATGTTTGTCGAGTAGCGGCGGAACAAGCTGGTGCACCTGAAGGGCTACTGCAATGCTTAACGATGTCTTCTATGGAAGCTACGCAACAGCTCATGAAGCATCCTGATATTCATTTAATTTTAGCAACAGGCGGCGGTGCTTTAGTGAAGGCAGCCTATAGCTCTGGAAAGCCAGCTTATGGTGTAGGGCCGGGGAATGTCCCAGCTTATATCGAAAAATCAGCTAATATCCAAAAGTCTGTCCGTCAACTGGTTCACAGTAAGTCGTTCGATAATGGCACCATCTGTGCAACAGAACAAGCCATCATTGTAGATAAGGCGATTGCTGAACAGGTACAGACGGAATTAAAGAAAAACGGTGCCTATCTATTAAATGCTGAAGAAAAAGCAAAAATGGAGAAATTAATTTCACCTGTTCCTGGAAAGGTAAATCCACAAATTGTCGGGAAATCAGCTACTTGCTTAGCAGATTCTGTTGGCATCACAGTCCCAGAAGATACAAAAGTTCTTGTTGGGTTAGAAACGATGATTGGTAAAAATATACCGTTTTCGCTTGAAAAACTTTCACCAATCTTTGCCCTCTATATAGTAGAAAACAGTACAGAAGCAAAGCAAGTCATGATTGACCTATTAAATATTGGTGGTCGTGGACATACATGCTCGATTCACACTGAAAATGCAGCATTAGCTGAGCAATTCTCTGTTGAATTACCTGTCTCACGTATTGTAGTCAATACATTATCATCTATCGGTGCAGTAGGTGGAACAACAGGATTAGCACCATCCTTTACATTAGGCTGTGGTACATTTGGCGGTAATATTACGTCGGATAACATTACAGCAAGACACCTATTAAATATTAAACGTATGGCTTATGGCATTAAAGATGTCGAAGTACCAAAACCAGAATTTGAAATACAATCCGTTGTTGAGTCGGTTGTCTCACAGGAGCCTGCTCTTGACACGACGATGGTTCAACAAATTGTCGATCAAGTATTAAAACAAATCACATTACAAAATAAATAAATTATTTGGAGGAATGACAAATGAGTACAGCATTAGGAATGGTAGAAACAAAAGGTTTAGTAGGAGCAATTGAAGCAGCAGACGCAATGGTAAAGGCAGCAAGCGTTAATTTAGTAGGAAAAGTACATGTAGGTGGCGGTATCGTAACAGTGCTTGTACGTGGCGATGTAGGTGCAGTAAAAGCAGCAACAGATGCAGGTGCAGCAGCAG is a genomic window containing:
- a CDS encoding ethanolamine ammonia-lyase reactivating factor EutA; this translates as MKTEKIFSAGIDIGTSTTKMVVSSFLLKNVAGVTHVPRIEIIEKTVLHQSPIIKTPFINKDIIDMKKIEEFIFQQYQLAQIAPTDISTGAIIITGESATKENAREVVHTIADGAGHFLVATAGPDLEGIIAAKGAGTLQQSKNSSKVIANIDIGGGTANIAVMQFGEVIGTCTLHVGGRLIEFKEGKIQSISPPLMRLMENWSNPLAVGDAAEDVRVSQCIEEMVGTLAMILHGQCTNKEHPLLLGHLPNWHKPVDAIVFSGGVASCIYENDCTQRQYDDIGEKLAKTLLKHEQLQSFLWLRPEETARATVTGAGTQTTEISGATIQVDADVLPLKNVPVFNCHMNDATTDFNTVVKTAVERADDLFSIQDNRSPFALYFSELPYLSFQDVHALCEAVLQHLATRCSKDIPIIIVIQSDYAKIIGQTIQAINSTVPIICIDQIKVETGDYIDIGEVLPSGVVPVVVKTLAFHSK
- a CDS encoding ANTAR domain-containing response regulator gives rise to the protein MTRKVMIVEDESLIAIDLKFMLEDNGYEVVAQANNGETAIELAFLHKPQLILMDIKMPKLDGLKASKIIEQQLGIPVLFISAYSEKELLLYMKQDNILGYVMKPFSEKNVLPVLEVAFHQIDKFNRLNGEILHKQTQLDKRKVIERAKGLLMQAENISEDEAYRRIRNESMQTQQEMVHIAQQIINTLQVNS
- the eutC gene encoding ethanolamine ammonia-lyase subunit EutC, coding for MNDQLVSMITQLVMEKMEKNTGNQAPEVVAPPAEQSLIKIFDTVDNRPTEITESQTTSQGPLIKLYQHGAPQSETIAPATFEQPFNTAVPIKPFQFEAESLTESVQAAKKHTPARIGVGRAGTRPKTKTWLKFRLDHAAAVDAVYGEVSEELLQKLDVFQVTTKVTDKEEYITRPDLGRRLSEESKALIQQKCKQQPKVQIIISNGLSASAIEENVQDVYLALQQSLSNLNIDIGTTFYIDKGRVALMDEIGELLQAEVIVYLIGERPGLVSAESMSAYLCYKPRIGTVEAERMVISNIHKGGIPPLEAGAYLGTVVQKILHYQASGVELVAKEG
- a CDS encoding EutP/PduV family microcompartment system protein — translated: MKNRVMIIGGVQAGKSTLMNTLLGKESTANKTQALVYDDWIVDTPGEYVENPMYYRNIMATSLEVTHVIYLQDATSARSVFPPQFSLGIPKIQIGVITKIDAPNADVERATALLKNVMTHGPIVKTSSWQKLGIEFIEPLIQLKTHEDIQQFVKDRDSPYLMYCSQ
- a CDS encoding ethanolamine ammonia-lyase subunit EutB, producing the protein MNVNLSVIFGGEKYNFKSLKDVMAKANEEKSGDQLAGIAAETVQQRIAAKAVLSELLVKDIRENPLVPQENDEVSRIIEGDINEQIYGEIKNWSIEQLREYILSNDTGDRELKRLSKGMNSEIIAAVTKLMSNLDLVHAANKVEILSTCNITIGQKGTLSSRLQPNHPTDNIDGIIASLKEGLSYGIGDAVIGINPVDDSVESVKKVLTATKEFINDWSIPTQNCVLAHITTQMKAIKQGAPADMIFQSIAGTEIANRSFGISADLIREAEELIKKQGTGTGPNLFYFETGQGSELSAEAHMGIDQVTLESRNYGFARHFNPYIVNTVVGFIGPEYLYNNKQVIRAGLEDHFMGKMHGIPMGVDICYTNHIKADQNDIEDLSVLLTAAGVNFIIAAPMGDDVMLNYQSMSFHDVATLLQTFGKKPAPAFLAWLEKMGIYENGRLSARAGDLSIFER
- the eutL gene encoding ethanolamine utilization microcompartment protein EutL, giving the protein MNPQKIMAQILAMQTIPRVNSELAEQLDLKPYHNSIGLVTLTIDDVGYVAIDEATKKADVDVIYAKSFYAGAAHASGPLSGEMIGIIAGSSPDEIRSGLDAIQQKIEFDTYFEAINNNENHALFAHTVASCGTYLAELANVNVGTPLAYLIAPPLEAVVGLDAALKTADVELKVFFGPPSETNFGGGLLSGSQSSCEAAANAFREAIENIARNPVI
- the eutH gene encoding ethanolamine utilization protein EutH produces the protein MAMIGTIIVYIIMICAVLGAIGAIRDAEYGIGKEFMNGIHTVGHIFVPAAGIMAAIPYLTWFISHFISPIFELIGADPAIAATTILASDMGGYQLANALKESYEGWVMALVVGFMSGATIVFSIPMGLAMLDKRDHKYMALGIMAGVLTIPIGAFISSIMIVLFNTEVREVISTTEAPTYVFAISVLQILINLLPLFIFVILIALGLKLIPNGMIKGFMLFGRVMDAGIKLVLVFSIVEIFTGIFTKIFGAWGFDPIMADEIDQFRALETAGYIGIMLAGAFPMVYLIRKYASKPLEAAGKKLGLSSVGSAGILATIANILAMFTLIRHMPPKDKVINIAFGVCSAFLLGDHLSFTANFQPTIILPVIAGKFLAGVIAIILAYKLSVPTALRLEIEDRKAGIIKEGEYVTEQKS
- a CDS encoding BMC domain-containing protein, translated to MSEEKKRFIQEFVPGKQLTLSHLIANPDPDMFQKLGIQEAGALGIMTCTPSETVIIAGDLATKAANVKLGFLDRFTGSLVIVGSVSEVEMAMLEINRFLSEVLGYTPSKITKS
- a CDS encoding sensor histidine kinase; the protein is MNLSNIQSLCRKYTNLSATDIDKLTEIEATLKYYAELTDCYMFIDCMLENLPHAIVVAEAFPNKEIGLYEKSVIGKFVFESFEPAVFAAFKHKEKSSISRAITQEGVTVEQHVIPIFNEQQQVIAVLIQEKMVKMQTTPKDDFQNMPFALIEHIVEPNSQPIPVVSDLLVESIILTNHENKVIYSNPAGYHFISELSGLENFDNVALDKILPFLQEVYDKGDDVFFLEITIDRKSFIVKKIPIRSHNEKVTLLIIHDLTELKLKENELMMKTFAIREIHHRVKNNLQTVTSLLRLQMRNDLSAANASAFQEALNRIYSISSVYELILENEDNAEERVDVIALAKKIGHKMIGTSNTATIQLAFHHDNLQLFCHSKKAVSLALIICELLQNALKYAFIGRDEGTIDILFMQEDSTISLHISDNGVGMQEVKASFGMEIITRLVEYDLAGSFSIIPSEEGTHTQVQFPVSEEVFIVND
- a CDS encoding aldehyde dehydrogenase family protein, coding for MATLDKDLLAIQEMRDAVKQANTAQAAYMQFSQQQVDNIVKAVADAAFKEADRLAKMAVQETGMGIPNHKKMKNEVASRDVYEDIKDLKTVGIVGYDRMKKVAEIASPFGVIAGIVPTTNPTSTAIFKTLISLKTRNALVLSPHPYAVKCTKEALDVCRVAAEQAGAPEGLLQCLTMSSMEATQQLMKHPDIHLILATGGGALVKAAYSSGKPAYGVGPGNVPAYIEKSANIQKSVRQLVHSKSFDNGTICATEQAIIVDKAIAEQVQTELKKNGAYLLNAEEKAKMEKLISPVPGKVNPQIVGKSATCLADSVGITVPEDTKVLVGLETMIGKNIPFSLEKLSPIFALYIVENSTEAKQVMIDLLNIGGRGHTCSIHTENAALAEQFSVELPVSRIVVNTLSSIGAVGGTTGLAPSFTLGCGTFGGNITSDNITARHLLNIKRMAYGIKDVEVPKPEFEIQSVVESVVSQEPALDTTMVQQIVDQVLKQITLQNK
- a CDS encoding BMC domain-containing protein produces the protein MSTALGMVETKGLVGAIEAADAMVKAASVNLVGKVHVGGGIVTVLVRGDVGAVKAATDAGAAAAQRVGELLSVHVIPRPHHELEMILPKAEA